A single region of the Thermococcus zilligii AN1 genome encodes:
- the truD gene encoding tRNA pseudouridine(13) synthase TruD, which translates to MDYREFFSRFRYLSERPGIGGRIKVFPEDFVVVEEPLPQIFEGGKHAVFLLKKRNWETMAAVKEIAKRAEIRHSDIGFAGTKDRHAVTYQYISVPARAREKVEGVQIRDIELRFVSYGKFIKLGYLVGNRFRIIVRDVNGEAFERTREIVGELREKGGFPNYFGYQRFGERRVTNHLIGKLLLQGDFEGAARLFLGAHEGEMEGDEARRRFWETGDVDRALEEFPNFLRYERAMLHRYKETGSWKRAFLGLPLPIMRIFIHSYQSYLFNLYISRRIEEGLPLNEALVGDIVVQVKGGIPYRDRTYRVTETNVDFVNEKIRKNQAMVSGPLFGFAMRRARGLPGRLEGEILEGEGLSPEDFKRLPKQMAEPGGRRELLIRPLGLTYGYVPGQGMCLRFFLPKGVYATSVLREIMKDH; encoded by the coding sequence ATGGACTACCGCGAGTTCTTTTCCCGGTTCCGATACCTGAGCGAGAGGCCCGGGATTGGTGGCAGGATTAAGGTTTTCCCCGAGGATTTTGTGGTAGTTGAGGAGCCGCTCCCCCAGATATTTGAGGGGGGCAAGCATGCCGTATTCCTCCTCAAAAAGCGCAACTGGGAAACCATGGCTGCCGTAAAGGAGATAGCCAAGCGTGCTGAAATAAGGCACAGCGACATCGGCTTCGCCGGAACAAAGGACAGACACGCCGTGACCTATCAGTACATAAGCGTGCCCGCACGGGCCAGGGAGAAAGTTGAGGGCGTTCAAATAAGGGATATTGAGCTAAGGTTCGTCTCCTACGGGAAGTTCATCAAGCTCGGCTACCTCGTGGGAAACCGCTTCAGGATAATAGTCCGCGACGTTAATGGGGAAGCCTTTGAGAGAACCAGGGAAATAGTGGGGGAACTCAGGGAAAAAGGCGGTTTTCCCAACTACTTCGGCTACCAGCGCTTCGGGGAAAGGCGCGTTACCAACCATCTAATAGGAAAGCTACTCCTTCAGGGGGACTTCGAAGGGGCGGCAAGGCTCTTCCTCGGCGCTCACGAAGGTGAAATGGAAGGAGATGAGGCCAGAAGGCGTTTCTGGGAGACCGGTGATGTGGACAGAGCGCTTGAGGAGTTCCCGAACTTCCTGAGGTACGAGAGGGCCATGCTTCACCGCTACAAGGAAACGGGGAGCTGGAAGAGGGCCTTCCTGGGCCTCCCTCTCCCGATAATGCGCATCTTTATTCACTCTTACCAGAGCTACCTCTTCAACCTCTACATTTCGAGGCGCATTGAGGAGGGGTTGCCCCTAAACGAGGCTTTAGTCGGAGATATCGTTGTCCAGGTGAAAGGGGGAATTCCCTACCGCGACAGAACCTACCGTGTAACCGAGACAAACGTTGATTTTGTCAATGAGAAGATAAGGAAAAACCAGGCCATGGTTTCAGGCCCCCTCTTCGGCTTTGCCATGAGAAGGGCCAGGGGACTACCCGGAAGACTCGAAGGGGAAATACTCGAAGGGGAAGGGCTTTCACCCGAGGACTTCAAAAGGCTCCCGAAGCAGATGGCGGAGCCGGGGGGAAGGCGGGAACTCCTGATAAGACCCCTCGGGCTGACCTACGGCTACGTCCCGGGGCAGGGCATGTGCCTTCGCTTCTTCCTCCCCAAGGGTGTTTACGCCACCAGCGTACTGAGAGAGATTATGAAGGACCACTGA
- the rpl7ae gene encoding 50S ribosomal protein L7Ae — MAKPSYVKFEVPSELAEKALEAVELARDTGKIRKGTNETTKAIERGQAKLVVIAEDVDPEEIVAHLPPLCEEKEIPYIYVPSKKELGAAAGLEVPAASVAIVEPGKARELVDDIATKVRELMK; from the coding sequence ATGGCGAAGCCGAGCTACGTCAAGTTTGAGGTTCCAAGCGAGCTTGCTGAGAAGGCCCTTGAGGCAGTTGAGCTCGCTCGCGACACCGGAAAGATAAGGAAGGGCACGAACGAGACCACCAAGGCCATCGAGAGGGGCCAGGCAAAGCTCGTTGTCATCGCTGAGGACGTTGACCCAGAGGAGATAGTTGCCCACCTCCCGCCGCTGTGCGAGGAGAAGGAGATCCCGTACATCTACGTCCCGAGCAAGAAGGAACTCGGCGCTGCTGCCGGGCTTGAGGTTCCGGCCGCCAGCGTTGCCATAGTTGAGCCCGGCAAGGCCCGCGAGCTCGTCGATGACATCGCCACGAAGGTCAGGGAGCTCATGAAGTGA